A window of Aquitalea denitrificans contains these coding sequences:
- a CDS encoding TetR/AcrR family transcriptional regulator, producing the protein MARTKSPNFEVQRSTILENAAQLFAQKSFPSASIAQLAELCGMSKPLLYHYYRDKLHLLFDIADTYLDRLVAIEDEVAGQGLDTEAHLTELIVRFMEEYATSRHYHIVLVQDVKFLEDEAHRKVAEKQRQVVDGFARLIARLRPELTAVQIKPVAMTLFGMMNWTFTWFRADGPIDRAAMAEIVSQMFLHGVYSPGLPHIPPRQEETPHEQVHLPEDGAA; encoded by the coding sequence ATGGCAAGAACAAAATCCCCCAATTTCGAAGTACAGCGCAGCACCATACTGGAGAACGCCGCGCAGTTGTTTGCGCAGAAAAGTTTCCCCAGTGCATCGATAGCCCAACTGGCTGAATTATGTGGCATGTCGAAGCCGCTGCTGTATCACTACTATCGGGACAAGTTGCATCTCTTGTTTGATATTGCCGACACCTACCTTGACCGCCTGGTTGCCATTGAGGATGAGGTTGCCGGACAAGGGCTGGATACCGAAGCGCACCTGACCGAGCTTATCGTCCGTTTCATGGAAGAATATGCCACGTCGCGCCACTACCATATCGTGTTGGTGCAGGACGTGAAATTCCTGGAGGACGAGGCGCACCGCAAGGTGGCCGAGAAGCAGCGCCAGGTGGTGGACGGGTTTGCCAGGCTGATTGCCAGATTGCGTCCGGAGTTGACGGCGGTGCAGATCAAGCCGGTGGCCATGACGCTGTTCGGCATGATGAACTGGACCTTTACCTGGTTTCGTGCCGATGGCCCGATAGATAGAGCAGCAATGGCGGAGATCGTCAGTCAGATGTTCCTGCATGGTGTGTATAGCCCCGGCTTGCCGCATATACCGCCCAGGCAGGAGGAGACTCCGCATGAGCAAGTACACCTTCCTGAAGACGGCGCAGCATGA
- a CDS encoding enoyl-CoA hydratase-related protein yields MSKYTFLKTAQHERVAHIEIHRPAQRNALNEELVQELEAALMAADQDPGTSVIVLSGNEKAFAAGADIGRMAEWDFHDVFLSDYVTRHWESARTLRKPLIAAICGYAIGGGCELAMMCDVVVAGVSAKFGQPEVKIGTLPGMGGTQRLPRAIGKAKAMEWCLSGNFYSAAEAEKAGLVSRVVADEAVLDTAFELAQQMAGYSLPVLMMIKESLGRAFESSLSEGLLFERRVFHASFALQDQKEGMNAFVERRPPAFHHR; encoded by the coding sequence ATGAGCAAGTACACCTTCCTGAAGACGGCGCAGCATGAACGCGTCGCGCATATCGAAATCCACCGTCCCGCCCAGCGCAATGCGCTGAATGAAGAACTGGTGCAGGAGCTGGAGGCGGCCTTGATGGCGGCAGACCAGGACCCAGGCACCAGTGTCATTGTCCTGTCTGGCAACGAAAAGGCATTCGCCGCCGGTGCCGACATCGGTCGCATGGCCGAATGGGACTTCCATGATGTGTTTCTCTCCGACTATGTCACCCGGCACTGGGAAAGTGCGCGCACCCTGCGCAAGCCGCTGATCGCCGCGATTTGCGGTTACGCGATTGGTGGGGGCTGCGAACTGGCGATGATGTGTGATGTCGTCGTGGCCGGTGTCTCGGCCAAGTTCGGCCAGCCCGAAGTCAAGATCGGGACTTTGCCCGGCATGGGCGGCACCCAGCGCCTGCCCCGCGCCATCGGCAAGGCCAAGGCGATGGAGTGGTGTTTGAGTGGCAATTTCTATAGTGCCGCCGAAGCCGAAAAAGCCGGCCTGGTATCCCGCGTGGTGGCCGATGAGGCCGTCCTCGACACCGCTTTCGAACTGGCACAGCAGATGGCCGGCTACTCGCTGCCGGTGCTGATGATGATCAAGGAGTCGCTGGGCCGCGCTTTCGAATCCAGCTTGTCCGAAGGGCTGCTGTTCGAGCGGCGGGTCTTTCACGCCAGTTTCGCGCTGCAAGACCAAAAAGAAGGCATGAACGCCTTTGTCGAAAGACGTCCGCCCGCTTTCCATCACCGCTAA
- the pcaF gene encoding 3-oxoadipyl-CoA thiolase → MTHAYICDGIRTPFGRYGGALSSIRTDDLAAIPIRALCERHPDLDWSLVDELIYGCANQAGEDNRNIARMAGLLAGLPVSVPGTTINRLCGSGMDAIGMAARSIVAGEADLIIAGGVESMSRAPFVLGKADKPFARSAKVEDTTIGWRFINPRMKQLYGVDSMPETAENVATDFRVNRCDQDAFALRSQQRYAAALANGFFTDEIVPVAVPRPKGEALLIQYDEHPRPDTTMAMLAKLNGVVRADGTVTAGNASGVNDGAVALLIASQAAVARHALTPRARILGMASAGVEPRIMGIGPAPASQKLLQRLGLRIQDLDVIELNEAFAAQGLAVLRSLGLADDAAQVNPNGGAIALGHPLGASGARLVLTALRQLEATGGRLALCTMCIGVGQGIAMVIERI, encoded by the coding sequence ATGACCCACGCTTATATTTGCGATGGCATTCGCACCCCTTTTGGCCGCTACGGCGGCGCACTGTCCTCCATTCGTACAGATGACCTGGCGGCCATCCCGATTCGTGCGCTGTGTGAGCGCCACCCCGACCTTGACTGGAGCCTGGTGGACGAGCTGATTTATGGCTGTGCCAATCAGGCCGGAGAAGACAACCGCAATATTGCGCGCATGGCCGGCCTGCTGGCCGGCCTGCCCGTCTCGGTGCCCGGCACGACGATCAACCGGCTGTGCGGTTCCGGCATGGACGCCATTGGCATGGCCGCGCGCAGCATTGTGGCGGGCGAGGCCGACTTGATCATCGCTGGTGGCGTGGAGAGCATGTCGCGCGCGCCCTTCGTGTTGGGCAAGGCGGACAAGCCGTTTGCGCGCAGCGCCAAGGTGGAAGACACAACCATAGGCTGGCGCTTTATCAACCCGAGGATGAAGCAACTGTATGGGGTCGATTCCATGCCCGAGACCGCCGAGAACGTCGCCACTGATTTCCGGGTGAATCGCTGCGATCAGGATGCCTTTGCGCTACGCAGCCAGCAGCGCTACGCCGCCGCCCTGGCCAATGGTTTTTTCACGGACGAAATTGTGCCGGTAGCCGTGCCACGTCCAAAGGGCGAAGCACTGTTAATCCAGTATGACGAACATCCGCGCCCGGATACCACCATGGCCATGCTGGCCAAGTTGAACGGTGTGGTGCGCGCTGACGGCACGGTGACGGCGGGCAATGCCTCCGGTGTGAATGATGGTGCCGTGGCCTTGTTGATTGCCAGCCAGGCGGCGGTGGCACGTCATGCGCTCACCCCGCGCGCCAGAATACTGGGCATGGCGAGCGCGGGGGTGGAGCCGCGCATTATGGGCATCGGCCCGGCACCTGCCAGCCAGAAACTGCTCCAGCGTCTGGGCCTGCGCATTCAGGACCTGGACGTGATCGAACTGAACGAAGCTTTCGCCGCGCAGGGTTTGGCCGTGCTGCGTAGCTTGGGCCTGGCGGACGATGCCGCGCAGGTGAATCCGAATGGCGGGGCCATTGCCTTGGGGCACCCGCTTGGTGCTTCCGGTGCACGGCTGGTGCTGACCGCGCTACGGCAGTTGGAGGCTACTGGCGGTCGGCTGGCGCTATGCACCATGTGTATCGGTGTCGGCCAGGGCATCGCCATGGTGATTGAGCGCATATAA
- a CDS encoding enoyl-CoA hydratase: MTEPLLLDYPEQGIARLRLHRPEARNALNMALRQALADALRQLSDSPEIRVIVLTGSEQAFAAGADLKELADIGSIALMQRQVHKLWQAVAECPKPIIAAVSGYALGGGCELAMHADIIVAGESAQFAQPEIKVGIMPGAGGTQRLLRAVGKAQAMRMLLTACMVGAQQALTMGLVSEVVADEAVEHRAIELARTIAAMPPLAVQQIKEVVLAGADAPLATALMLERKAYQMLFSSEDQKEGMRAFFDKRRPQYLGR; this comes from the coding sequence ATGACCGAACCATTACTGCTGGACTACCCGGAGCAGGGCATTGCCCGTTTGCGTCTGCATCGCCCCGAGGCACGTAATGCGCTGAATATGGCGCTACGCCAGGCACTGGCGGACGCGCTCAGACAGTTGTCCGACAGCCCGGAGATACGCGTCATCGTGCTTACCGGGAGCGAACAGGCTTTTGCTGCCGGGGCGGATCTCAAGGAACTTGCCGATATCGGCAGCATCGCGCTGATGCAGCGCCAGGTACACAAACTATGGCAAGCGGTGGCCGAATGCCCGAAACCGATTATCGCTGCCGTGTCTGGCTATGCCCTGGGCGGCGGCTGCGAATTGGCGATGCATGCCGACATTATCGTGGCGGGGGAGTCGGCACAATTCGCGCAACCGGAAATCAAGGTTGGCATCATGCCCGGGGCTGGAGGCACACAACGCCTGCTGCGCGCCGTGGGCAAGGCGCAGGCCATGCGGATGCTGCTGACCGCTTGCATGGTTGGCGCGCAACAAGCATTGACGATGGGCTTGGTCAGCGAAGTGGTCGCGGATGAGGCTGTTGAGCACCGCGCCATCGAGCTGGCACGCACCATTGCAGCCATGCCACCGCTGGCGGTGCAACAGATCAAGGAAGTGGTTTTGGCCGGAGCCGACGCGCCATTGGCAACTGCCTTGATGCTGGAGCGCAAAGCCTACCAGATGTTGTTTTCATCAGAAGACCAGAAGGAAGGCATGCGGGCCTTCTTTGACAAGCGAAGGCCGCAATACCTGGGGCGCTAG
- the mfd gene encoding transcription-repair coupling factor, which yields MLDTLPRIAPAGQKTRCPALPDGLDAAVLAGLAQAGHTLLVLTADAQSAQRLKAELPWFAPDIKAALLPDWETLPYDHFSPHGELVSERLATLWQIHRGECQVVIAPVSTAMTRLAPVSYLLGRTFLLQGKQQLDVEQLRADMVMAGYSHVTQVMAPGEFSIRGGLVDLFPMGSTLPYRIDLFDKEIDSLRTFDPDSQRTLYPVPEIRMLPAREYPADESGVTAFRQHYRERMEGDPSKSRIYKDVSANLFPAGIEYYLPLFFDETATLFDYVGEAALVVLHRDVAGAADTFWKDVQNRYHMAQGDPERPVLPPADVFLRQDEFLGRIKPYSRIEIPAAAEADAASLSLPDLAVERRADNPLHKLAHYLQHSGQRVLLTAESLGRRETMVQFLQEHGIKPQLIDNWQDFATGNMPLALVVAPLYSGFAQQQPPLSIITESELYQHIARSHTRRRHVKMSSDSMLRDLAEVKSGDPVVHEQHGIGRYIGLVSMDLGEGETELMQLEYADNATLYVPVSQLHLISRYAGGPSEQAPLHKLGNPAWEKAKKRAAEKARDTAAELLNLYAQRAAREGHSFTLSHHDYDAFAAGFGFEETIDQANAIEAVIHDMCSGKPMDRLVCGDVGFGKTEVALRAAFVAVMGGKQVALLVPTTLLAEQHFQNFSDRFNDWPIKIAELSRFRSAKESKATLAGLAEGTVDIVIGTHKLVQPDVQFKNLGLVIIDEEHRFGVRQKEQLKRLRANVDVLTLTATPIPRTLSMALEGLRDFSVIATAPNRRLAVKTFISPASNGVIREAVLRELKRGGQVFFLHNEVDTIENMREKLAELVPEARIGVAHGQLRERELEQVMRDFLQQRFNVLLCSTIIETGIDIPNANTILINRADKFGLAQLHQLRGRVGRSHHQAYAYLLTPDGMTKDAGKRLEAIQLSGELGAGFYLAMHDMEIRGAGEVLGEGQSGEMQEVGFSLFTEMLKQAVRDLKKGREPDLDAPLGVTTEINLHSPALLPDAYCPDVHERLVLYKRLATCDTEQDIDAIHEELIDRFGLPPQTVKTLIESHRLRLLAKPLGVAKLDASEVAIQLQFIKNPPIDPMKIIQLIQSKKNYKLAGQDKLRVESKIEEVGLRVVRVKELLKELS from the coding sequence ATGTTGGACACACTGCCCCGCATTGCACCAGCCGGTCAGAAGACCCGCTGCCCCGCCCTGCCCGATGGCCTGGATGCCGCCGTACTGGCCGGTCTGGCCCAGGCAGGCCATACCCTGCTGGTACTGACTGCCGATGCCCAGTCCGCGCAACGGCTGAAGGCCGAACTGCCGTGGTTTGCCCCCGACATCAAGGCCGCCTTGCTGCCCGATTGGGAGACGCTGCCTTACGACCACTTTTCGCCGCACGGCGAACTGGTGAGCGAGCGGCTGGCCACGCTGTGGCAGATTCATCGCGGCGAATGTCAGGTGGTGATTGCGCCGGTCAGCACTGCCATGACGCGGCTCGCGCCGGTCAGCTACCTGCTGGGCCGCACCTTCCTGCTGCAAGGCAAGCAACAGCTGGATGTGGAGCAACTGCGCGCCGACATGGTGATGGCAGGCTACAGCCACGTCACCCAGGTAATGGCACCGGGCGAGTTTTCCATTCGTGGCGGCCTGGTGGACCTGTTCCCCATGGGCAGCACCCTGCCCTACCGCATCGACCTGTTCGACAAGGAAATCGACAGCCTGCGCACCTTCGACCCGGACAGCCAGCGCACGCTGTACCCGGTGCCGGAAATCCGCATGTTGCCGGCGCGCGAATACCCGGCGGATGAAAGCGGCGTCACCGCCTTCCGCCAGCACTACCGCGAACGCATGGAAGGCGACCCCTCCAAGAGCCGCATCTATAAGGATGTGTCGGCCAATCTGTTCCCCGCCGGCATCGAGTACTACCTGCCGCTGTTCTTCGACGAAACCGCCACCCTGTTCGACTACGTGGGCGAAGCCGCCCTGGTGGTGCTGCACCGTGACGTGGCTGGAGCCGCCGACACCTTCTGGAAGGACGTACAGAACCGCTACCACATGGCACAGGGCGACCCGGAACGCCCGGTATTGCCACCGGCCGATGTGTTCTTGCGTCAGGACGAATTCCTCGGCCGCATCAAGCCTTATTCGCGCATTGAAATACCTGCGGCAGCCGAAGCGGATGCCGCCAGCCTGAGCCTGCCCGACCTGGCCGTCGAGCGCCGCGCCGACAACCCGCTGCACAAGCTGGCGCATTATCTGCAACACAGCGGCCAGCGCGTGCTGCTGACCGCAGAAAGCCTGGGACGGCGCGAAACCATGGTGCAGTTCCTGCAGGAACACGGCATCAAGCCGCAGCTGATCGACAACTGGCAGGACTTTGCCACCGGCAACATGCCGCTGGCACTGGTGGTGGCCCCGTTGTATTCCGGCTTTGCCCAGCAACAACCGCCGTTGTCCATCATCACCGAGAGCGAGCTGTACCAGCACATCGCGCGCAGCCACACCCGCCGCCGCCATGTGAAGATGAGCTCGGACTCCATGCTGCGCGATCTGGCCGAGGTGAAATCCGGCGACCCGGTGGTGCACGAGCAGCACGGCATCGGCCGCTATATAGGCCTGGTGTCGATGGACCTGGGCGAAGGCGAAACCGAGCTGATGCAGCTGGAATACGCCGACAACGCCACCCTGTATGTGCCGGTCAGCCAGCTGCACCTGATTTCGCGCTATGCCGGTGGCCCGTCCGAGCAGGCCCCGCTGCACAAGCTGGGCAACCCGGCCTGGGAAAAAGCCAAAAAGCGCGCTGCTGAAAAAGCGCGCGATACCGCCGCCGAGCTGCTTAATCTATACGCCCAGCGCGCCGCGCGCGAAGGCCACAGCTTCACCCTGTCCCACCACGATTACGATGCCTTTGCCGCCGGTTTCGGCTTCGAGGAAACCATCGATCAGGCCAATGCCATCGAGGCAGTCATCCACGATATGTGCAGTGGCAAGCCGATGGACCGTCTGGTATGCGGCGATGTGGGCTTCGGCAAGACCGAAGTCGCGCTACGTGCGGCTTTTGTTGCGGTGATGGGCGGCAAACAGGTGGCCCTGCTGGTGCCCACCACCCTGCTGGCCGAGCAGCATTTCCAGAATTTCTCCGACCGTTTCAACGACTGGCCGATCAAAATCGCCGAGCTGTCGCGCTTTCGCAGCGCCAAGGAAAGCAAGGCCACGCTGGCTGGCCTTGCCGAAGGTACGGTAGACATCGTCATCGGCACCCACAAGCTGGTGCAGCCGGACGTACAGTTCAAGAACCTGGGGCTGGTGATCATCGACGAAGAGCACCGCTTTGGCGTGCGCCAGAAGGAACAGCTCAAGCGCCTGCGCGCCAATGTGGACGTGCTCACCCTCACCGCCACGCCGATTCCGCGCACGCTGTCGATGGCGCTGGAGGGCCTGCGTGACTTCTCCGTCATCGCCACCGCCCCCAATCGCCGGCTGGCGGTGAAAACCTTCATCAGCCCGGCCAGCAACGGCGTGATCCGCGAAGCCGTGCTGCGCGAACTCAAGCGCGGCGGTCAGGTGTTCTTCCTGCATAACGAAGTCGACACCATCGAGAACATGCGGGAAAAGCTGGCCGAACTGGTGCCAGAGGCCCGCATCGGCGTGGCCCATGGCCAGTTGCGCGAACGCGAGCTGGAACAGGTGATGCGCGACTTCCTGCAACAGCGCTTCAATGTACTGTTGTGCTCCACCATCATCGAAACCGGCATCGACATTCCCAATGCCAACACCATCCTGATCAACCGCGCCGACAAGTTCGGCCTGGCCCAGCTGCACCAGTTGCGCGGCCGGGTGGGGCGCAGCCATCACCAGGCCTATGCCTATCTGCTGACCCCGGACGGCATGACCAAGGATGCCGGCAAACGGCTGGAAGCCATCCAGCTGTCCGGCGAGCTGGGGGCCGGTTTCTATCTGGCCATGCACGATATGGAAATCCGTGGCGCGGGCGAAGTGCTGGGCGAAGGCCAGTCGGGCGAAATGCAGGAAGTGGGCTTCTCGCTGTTTACCGAGATGCTTAAACAAGCGGTACGCGACCTGAAAAAAGGCCGCGAGCCAGACCTGGACGCACCGCTGGGCGTCACCACCGAAATCAATCTGCACAGCCCGGCGCTGCTGCCGGATGCCTACTGCCCGGACGTGCATGAACGGCTGGTGCTGTACAAGCGCCTGGCCACCTGCGACACCGAGCAAGACATCGACGCCATCCACGAAGAGCTGATCGACCGCTTCGGCCTGCCGCCGCAAACGGTGAAGACGCTGATCGAAAGCCACCGCCTGCGCCTGCTGGCCAAGCCGCTGGGCGTGGCCAAGCTGGATGCCAGCGAAGTGGCCATCCAGTTGCAGTTCATCAAGAACCCGCCGATCGACCCGATGAAAATCATCCAGCTGATCCAGAGCAAGAAGAACTACAAGCTGGCCGGGCAGGACAAGCTGCGGGTGGAGTCGAAGATAGAAGAAGTGGGCCTGCGCGTGGTGCGGGTGAAGGAACTCTTGAAAGAGCTGAGCTAG